In Streptomyces sp. 71268, the DNA window CCGGCGGCGCAGGCCGGCGACCGTGATCGGGTCGGTGTGCGTGGCCCCGGCGGCGGTCATCAGCGCCGGCGTGCCGTAGAACGGCCGGCCGCGCACCAGCACCAGCCGCACGTGCCGCTCGGTCGCGTCGATCAGGTTGCGGTACGGGTCCGCGTCCGGGGCGTGGCGCTCCAGGACGAGCAGGTCGGCGGCGGCGCCCCGGGCCAGCCGTCCCACCCGTGGCCCCCAGGCCGTGGCCAGCGCGTCGCCCGGGTTGGCGGTGACCATGTCGCACAGCTCCCGGTCGCTGAACCGCCCGCCGAGCCGGTGCTGGTTGACGGCGTCGGCGACCTTGAGCTCACCCAGCACGTGCTTGGTCCCCGACGGCGCCCAGTCGGAGCCGAGCGCGACGCGCAACCCCTTCCGGTCGGCCGCGACCACGTCCGTGCTCTCGTGGTAGAGCCAGTAGTTGGAGAACGGTGACCACACGAGGGTCGCCCGCTCCGCCGGGTTGATCGCCCGCACCGCGCCCTGCCACCGCGCGAAGTCCGCGCCGGTCAGCGCGGTGCCGTGGACGCCGATCAGCCCGGGCCGCCAGCACGGCTCCAGCTCCTCGAACTCCCGGCGCACGATCGACCCGGTCCGTCCCTCCGCGACGTGGTAGATGAGCAGCCGCGTCCCGTCCAGTTTCGGCGCCCGCACCTCGCGTAGCTCCTCCGCGTCGAGTTGCAGCGCCGCCGTCATCACCATGTCGCGGCCCGCCGGCAGCCGCTCGTTGTCGATGATCCGCAGCAGCCAGCCGTCCACCGGCCGCGTCGCCACCGGCGCGCCCTGGATCGAGGTGGTCCCGCCGATCAGCGCCTTGACCTCGACGTACTTGATCAGCGCCTCGGGCGCGGCCCGCGCGAGCACCTTCGCGGGCCAGGTGACCGTGGTGGAGTAGTCCGGCGGCCTGTCCTCGTCCACCCACCGGTCGTGGTGGAGGTAGGGCACACCGGGCGCCTCCCACAGCGGCAGCGTGTTGTACGTCAGGTGGTTGTGCAGGTCGATGAGGCCGGGCAGGATCAGCGCGCCGGTGTCGAT includes these proteins:
- a CDS encoding amidohydrolase family protein — protein: MALVLTGTVVTFDEDHRTLDPGVVYVGDDGHLAAVRSVTQDAPAGFAAAPRIDTGALILPGLIDLHNHLTYNTLPLWEAPGVPYLHHDRWVDEDRPPDYSTTVTWPAKVLARAAPEALIKYVEVKALIGGTTSIQGAPVATRPVDGWLLRIIDNERLPAGRDMVMTAALQLDAEELREVRAPKLDGTRLLIYHVAEGRTGSIVRREFEELEPCWRPGLIGVHGTALTGADFARWQGAVRAINPAERATLVWSPFSNYWLYHESTDVVAADRKGLRVALGSDWAPSGTKHVLGELKVADAVNQHRLGGRFSDRELCDMVTANPGDALATAWGPRVGRLARGAAADLLVLERHAPDADPYRNLIDATERHVRLVLVRGRPFYGTPALMTAAGATHTDPITVAGLRRRVAVRQPDRADAQLDWPGVRRALERVRADPVAAWRAAQDALASWGGPLDDPDAPLVLFGDMPEGDVGAFAAAGEVPSGLVIPPLDTLTHDAAYFAAVARGGVPELQHLAGYYR